From one Anopheles cruzii chromosome 3, idAnoCruzAS_RS32_06, whole genome shotgun sequence genomic stretch:
- the LOC128273138 gene encoding transcription initiation factor TFIID subunit 12 — ITSNNFAYQQQPAQQATSGSSSMASPSQNSATLGTAGTTTSSITTNSSSGGNTKSGSGNAASGTSSGSGSGDGATQLLTKPRLQELVREIDPTEQLDEEVEELLLQIADDFVENTVNAACMLAKHRKVPKVEVRDVQLHLERNWNMWIPGFGTDELRPYKRATVTEAHKQRLALIRKAIKKY; from the exons ATAACGAGCAATAATTTCGCTTATCAACAGCAACCCGCGCAGCAGGCAActagcggcagcagcagtatggCATCACCTTCGCAAAACAGTGCCACATTGGGCACAGCTGGCACCACGACCTCATCGATAACGACCAACTCATCGAGTGGAGGCAATACAaagtccggttccggtaatGCTGCCAGCGGAACTTCTTCCGGTAGTGGTTCAGGTGATGGTGCCACCCAGCTGCTTACAAAGCCGCGCCTCCAGGAGCTGGTGCGTGAGATCGACCCAACGGAACAGCTGGACGAAGAGGTGGAAGAACTGCTGTTGCAGATTGCGGACGACTTTGTGGAGAACACGGTCAACGCGGCGTGTATGCTGGCGAAACATCGAAAAGTGCCGAAGGTGGAAGTGCGTGATGTACAGTTGCATTTAG AGCGCAACTGGAACATGTGGATCCCCGGATTCGGTACGGACGAGTTGAGACCCTACAAGCGAGCCACGGTGACCGAGGCCCACAAACAGCGGCTTGCGCTAATAAGAAAGGCAATCAAAAAGTATTAG
- the LOC128275549 gene encoding acylphosphatase-2-like, which produces MTTMAADRMFILISCAAIIVTGLVAESGWGAFCSTEAKEIVRPSLKDDCERAADSIGLSITQPKMTTANLLACDFEVFGIVQGVFFRKYTQKQASSLGVRGWCMNTADGTVKGQLEGEEKPFNEMKYWLQTKGSPSSRIDKTVFNVPKEITSYTFKDFSIRR; this is translated from the exons ATGACAACGATGGCAGCGGatcgaatgtttattttaatttcttgcGCCGCAATCATCGTAACCGGGCTGGTGGCAGAAAGTGGCTGGGGAGCATTCTGTTCCACCGAAGCAAAGGAAATCGTTCGTCCTTCGCTGAAAGACGACTGTGAACGGGCGGCTGACAGTATTGGGCTATCTATCACGCAACCAAAGATGACGACCGCCAATTTGTTGGCCTGTGATTTCGAAGTTTTCGGTATTGTGCAAG GTGTGTTCTTTCGTAAG TACACCCAGAAGCAGGCGTCCAGTCTGGGAGTGCGCGGTTGGTGCATGAACACCGCCGATGGCACCGTTAAGGGCCAGCTcgagggcgaagaaaaaccattCAACGAAAT GAAATACTGGCTCCAAACGAAAGGAAGCCCTTCAAGCCGCATCGATAAAACAGTGTTTAACGTACCGAAGGAGATTACTAGTTACACATTCAAAGATTTCTCCATTCGTCGTTGA
- the LOC128269839 gene encoding E3 ubiquitin-protein ligase Nedd-4-like → MTPQRPPRRRAQSVGNSNNYGSTPTPASHTPRGSLFTANDEDVCYVRIKVLSANSLAKKDIFGYSDPYVKIEQNTITGDVNVTQVVTKTKRRTLNPIWDEEFILRVKPNEHKLVLQVFDENRLTRDGFMGLVDLTLINLPREQEGRTIAFKTYPLRSKRQSSLRGTKVRGSLVLYHAIMRDDDPLVVRTFGGGSASAAQAAGTAWSPVSSGDRTSSPAAASTPVLTTAPSQAAGPNLHQLQQHHYHERQQQPEPLPPGWEVRQDPVGRTYYVNHIARTTQWERPSILYAQPGLNEMVAAFQRRFHISNVPDNGNNSSQLADSVSITSEVGGTGSAAAPAGGSPLPPLADRSLNNSTVSLSPSASGRNEGGSQLSPSTSNTSIASTSRPTRPAPPPPPPARSSPTGTPTPRPRRLLAPSDVATPNEESSERPTENGDLPASSESNGGSTVSVRSSSITPVNGDDGEDESSASAPESNEVGMSSPPSGQPNSSAGTVPAHASRSDSPALSGSSSAPPTVGTASSTAATAAAAAAVAPAPSAAGLPPGWAVQTAANGRLFFIDHIHKTTSWVDPRTGLASPIPNAPGSVANGAAGSGTANGALSNGQDSRSTDDNLGPLPEGWEERVHTDGRTFFIDHNTRITQWDDPRLSNPKIAGQVVPYSRDYKQKYEFFKNQLHKPNNVPNKIDIKVKRASIFEDSYRVINSVTRTDLLKTKLWVEFEGETGLDYGGLAREWFYLLSKEMFNPYYGLFEYSAMDNYTLQINPDSGLCNEEHLNYFRFIGRIAGMAIYHGKLLDAFFIRPFYKMMLQKPIDLKDMEAVDTEYYNSLLYIKENDPSPLAVTFSLNDERLGAMHQHDLKPNGADLEVTNDNKDEYIRLVIDWKFEARVKDQMQAFLEGVSSLLPLNLLKIFDENELELLMCGIQSIDVNDWKKNTMYKGDYYANHAVVLWFWRAVLTFNNEMRARLLQFVTGTSRVPMNGFKELYGSNGPQLFTIEKWGTVNNFPRAHTCFNRLDLPPYESYTQLKHKLISAIEGSQGFAGVD, encoded by the exons AACGACGAAGATGTCTGCTACGTGCGAATCAAAGTGCTGTCGGCGAATTCACtcgccaaaaaggacatcTTCGGCTACAGCGATCCATACGTGAAGATCGAGCAGAACACGATCACCGGCGACGTTAACGTAACTCAGGTGGTGAccaaaacgaagcgaagg ACGCTAAATCCGATTTGGGACGAAGAGTTTATACTTCGAGTCAAACCGAACGAACACAAGCTTGTGCTGCAGGTGTTTGACGAAAATCGCCTCACGCGCGATGGCTTCATGGGGCTGGTCGATCTGACGCTGATCAACTTGCCGCGTGAACAGGAGGGCCGAACGATCGCGTTCAAAACGTATCCGCTGCGCTCCAAGCGGCAGTCCAGTTTGCGCGGGACCAAAGTGCGCGGTTCGCTCGTCCTCTACCATGCGATCATGCGCGACGATGATCCGCTCGTTGTGCGAACATTTGGAGGTGGAAGTGCCAGTGCCGCCCAAGCGGCCGGAACGGCCTGGTCCCCGGTGAGCAGCGGTGATCGAACGTCGTCACCTGCAGCGGCCAGCACACCCGTTCTAACGACGGCGCCATCGCAGGCGGCGGGGCCAAATTTGCATCAGCTGCAACAGCACCACTACCATGagcggcaacagcaaccggaACCACTGCCACCGGGCTGGGAGGTGCGACAGGATCCGGTCGGCAGGACGTACTACGTGAACCACATTGCCCGGACCACCCAGTGGGAGCGGCCCAGCATTCTGTACGCTCAACCGGGGCTGAACGAAATGGTGGCCGCATTTCAGCGACGGTTTCATATCAGCAACGTTCCGGACAatggcaacaacagcagccagcTG GCGGACAGTGTCAGTATTACTTCGGAAGTTGGTGGCACTGGCAGTGCAGCTGCGCCGGCAGGAGGCTCTCCGCTCCCACCGCTCGCTGACCGATCGTTAAACAATTCGACGGTCAGCCTCAGCCCGTCCGCTTCAGGGCGGAACGAAGGCGGCTCCCAGCTatcgccgtcgacgtcgaaCACATCAAtcgccagcaccagccgcCCGACGCgtcctgcaccaccaccacctcctccggCACGCTCTAGTCCAACGGGTACACCGACGCCCAGGCCGCGACGTCTATTAGCGCCATCGGACGTGGCTACCCCGAACGAGGAGAGTAGCGAACGACCCACGGAAAACGGTGATCTTCCGGCGAGCAGCGAATCCAATGGCGGCAGCACCGTGTCCGttcgtagcagcagcatcaccccGGTCAATGGTGACGATGGTGAAGATGAGAGTTCGGCCAGCGCACCAGAG TCGAATGAAGTCGGGATGTCTTCCCCCCCAAGTGGCCAACCCAACAGCAGTGCTGGAACCGTTCCGGCGCACGCATCGCGATCGGACTCACCGGCACTGTCGGGCAGTTCGAGTGCGCCTCCGACAGTCGGAACTGCGTCttcaactgctgctactgctgctgctgctgctgctgtagcaCCAGCTCCTAGTGCTGCAGGTCTTCCACCCGGTTGGGCAGTACAGACAGCGGCCAACGGGCGTCTTTTCTTCATTGATCACATCCACAAAACGACATCCTGGGTCGATCCGCGTACCGGCCTCGCAAGCCCCATTCCTAATGCACCCGGCTCAGTTGCCAACGGTGCGGCCGGATCTGGAACGGCCAACGGAGCACTCAGCAATGGGCAAGATTCGCGCTCAACGGACGACAATCTGGGCCCGCTGCCCGAGGGCTGGGAGGAACGGGTCCACACCGATGGGCGCACGTTCTTTATCGATCACAACACGCGCATCACGCAGTGGGATGATCCACGACTTTCGAACCCGAAAATTGCCGGCCAGGTAGTGCCGTACTCGCGCGACTATAAGCAAAAGTATGAATTCTTCAAAAACCAGCTCCACAAGCCGAACAACGTGCCGAACAAGATCGACATCAAGGTGAAGCGGGCCTCGATCTTCGAGGACTCGTATCGGGTGATTAACTCGGTCACGAGGACCGATCTGCTGAAGACGAAGCTGTGGGTCGAGTTTGAGGGTGAGACCGGTCTCGACTACGGTGGATTGGCACGTGAGTGGTTCTATCTGCTGTCGAAGGAGATGTTCAATCCGTACTATGGGCTGTTTGAGTACTCGGCGATGGATAACTATACGCTGCAGATCAATCCGGACAGTGGTCTGTGCAACGAGGAGCATCTCAACTACTTCCG CTTTATTGGCCGAATCGCCGGAATGGCCATCTACCACGGTAAGCTGCTCGATGCGTTCTTCATTCGGCCATTCTACAAAATGATGCTCCAGAAGCCGATCGATCTAAAGGATATGGAGGCGGTCGATACGGAGTACTACAACTCGCTGCTCTACATCAAGGAGAACGATCCGAGCCCGTTGGCCGTAACGTTCAGTCTGAACGACGAGCGGTTGGGCGCGATGCACCAGCACGACCTGAAACCGAACGGTGCCGATCTGGAAGTGACGAACGACAACAAGGACGAGTACATTCGGTTGGTGATCGATTGGAAGTTTGAGGCCCGCGTTAAGGATCAGATGCAAGCGTTCCTCGAAGGGGTCAGTTCGCTGCTTCCGCTTAATCTACTTAAAATTTTCGACGAGAACGAACTCGAACTGCTGATGTGCGGCATTCAGAGCATCGACGTGAACGattggaagaaaaacacgaTGTACAAGGGTGATTACTACGCGAACCATGCGGTCGTGCTGTGGTTCTGGCGGGCGGTGCTTACGTTCAACAATGAAATGCGCGCCCGGTTGCTGCAATTTGTGACCGGAACGTCGCGGGTCCCGATGAACGGCTTCAAGGAGCTGTACGGCTCGAACGGTCCACAACTGTTTACGATCGAAAAGTGGGGCACAGTCAACAACTTTCCACGGGCCCACACATG CTTTAATCGACTAGATCTGCCGCCGTATGAAAGTTATACCCAACTGAAGCATAAACTGATCAGCGCAATCGAAGGCAGTCAAGGATTTGCGGGCGTAGATTAG
- the LOC128275548 gene encoding 2-oxoisovalerate dehydrogenase subunit alpha, mitochondrial, with product MSFVRSLRSVLAKRTSFPRSVKHLSSNAAQQQQPARASSGARFPGADQATFVTTPKLSLPESIEPIPIYRVMNNEGVIDDASQDPNLDQATVRKMFRDMVLLNTMDKILYESQRQGRISFYMTNFGEEASHIGSAAALSPEDWVYGQYREAGVLVWRGFTISDFINQCYGNAEDEGKGRQMPVHYGSRKLNFVTISSPLGTQIPQAAGAAYAFKLQPDNKRCVVTYFGEGAASEGDTHAAFNFAATLDCPVMFFCRNNGFAISTPSTEQYRGDGIAGRASGYGMAALRFDGTDVFATYNATKLAREYVLRENKPIVLEAMAYRISHHSTSDDSTAYRPAEDLEVWNTVEHPISKLKHYMIRRGWFNEAEENEYVKATRKQVLSQINQSERIPKPDWRELFQDVYQEMPVHLKEQMREMEEHVAKHKDHYPLKDHKQ from the exons ATGTCGTTTGTTCGCTCACTGCGTAGTGTTCTCGCCAAACGAACGTCTTTCCCGCGATCGGTAAAG CACCTTTCGAGCAATGCcgcacaacagcagcaacccgcaAGAGCATCGTCGGGTGCTCGGTTTCCCGGTGCCGACCAGGCCACTTTCGTGACGACTCCAAAATTATCCCTCCCGGAAAGCATCGAACCGATCCCTATCTATCGCGTGATGAACAACGAGGGTGTGATTGACGACGCGTCCCAAGATCCCAACCTCGATCAGGCGACGGTGCGCAAAATGTTCCGCGACATGGTGCTCCTGAACACGATGGATAAGATCCTGTACGAGTCGCAGCGTCAGGGTCGCATTTCGTTCTACATGACAAACTTCGGCGAAGAAGCAAGCCACATCGGCAGTGCTGCCGCCCTCAGCCCCGAGGACTGGGTGTACGGACAGTACAGGGAAGCGGGAGTCCTTGTGTGGCGTGGTTTCACTATTTCGGACTTTATCAATCAGTGCTACGGCAACGCGGAAGATGAGGGCAAGGGACGCCAGATGCCGGTGCACTACGGTTCGCGGAAGCTTAACTTTGTCACTATTTCCTCGCCCCTGGGAACCCAAATTCCGCAGGCGGCCGGGGCAGCGTACGCGTTCAAGTTGCAGCCGGATAATAAGCGGTGCGTGGTGACATACTTTGGCGAAGGTGCCGCCTCGGAAGGCGATACTCACGCGGCGTTTAACTTTGCCGCAACACTGGACTGTCCGGTGATGTTCTTTTGTCGGAACAATGGATTCGCCATCTCGACACCGTCCACGGAGCAATACCGGGGAGATGGAATTGCGGGCCGAGCGAGCGGCTACGGCATGGCGGCGTTGCGGTTCGACGGTACAGACGTGTTTGCAACGTACAACGCCACGAAGCTGGCCCGCGAGTACGTGCTGCGGGAGAACAAGCCCATCGTACTGGAGGCTATGGCTTACCGCATTTCACATCACTCGACGTCGGACGACAGCACGGCGTACCGGCCGGCGGAAGACCTGGAGGTGTGGAACACGGTCGAGCATCCGATCAGCAAGCTGAAGCATTACATGATTCGCCGTGGCTGGTTCAACGAAGCGGAGGAGAATGAATATGTCAAGGCGACCCGGAAACAGGTGTTGTCACAGATAAACCAATCGGAACGCATTCCGAAACCGGATTGGCGCGAACTGTTCCAGGACGTATATCAAGAGATGCCGGTACATCTGAAGGAACAAATGCGAGAAATGGAGGAACACGTGGCGAAACACAAAGATCACTATCCACTCAAGGACCACAAGCAGTAG
- the LOC128273989 gene encoding peptidyl-prolyl cis-trans isomerase FKBP2 has translation MRTCRVFLLCLGVFVLFQLASGDGKLKIGVKKRVDNCTVRTKKGDMVHMHYTGTLEDGTEFDSSVSRGDPLTFTLGMGQVIKGWDQGLLNMCEGEKRKLVIPPELGYGERGAGEKIPPNSVLIFEVELVKIERKTEL, from the exons ATGCGAACGTGCCGCGTGTTTCTTCTGTGTTTGGGCGTATTTGTCCTTTTCCAGCTCGCCAGCGGCGACGGAAAGCTGAAGATCGGTGTTAAAAAGCGTGTCGATAATTGCACCGTGCGCACAAAGAAGGGCGACATGGTGCACATGCACTACACG GGAACACTGGAGGATGGAACCGAGTTCGATAGTAGCGTTTCGCGGGGCGATCCACTTACGTTCACGCTTGGCATGGGCCAGGTGATCAAAGGTTGGGATCAAGGACTGCTGAACATGTGTGAGGGTGAAAAGCGGAAGCTTGTCATACCGCCGGAACTGGGCTACGGAGAGCGGGGAGCCGGCGAAAAGATTCCACCAAACTCGGTGCTAATCTTCGAGGTGGAGCTCGTGAAAATCGAACGCAAAACCGAACTGTGA